The Planctomycetota bacterium genome includes a window with the following:
- a CDS encoding RHS repeat-associated core domain-containing protein: MTGGRIEHAADPDPDPEEPDHPVRSLIDGIVWYAGDGTRHVFELDSGGAVTNDARHFVSKTMYGRLAELQNSEGLVTGYRFIDPAGMSYRFDAVGRLTQIADNFGDGVMVMHGGNGQIESVQDLRATGNDQQLSFDWTGGNLTLSDHTGREWFFEVKDPNGLNHDALTRVTARGSNGSGADDLSSTYTYYEDPVRKSLLKDVWQGRKGSDGADTTEAKQTSYEYYANRRAMRVTLPDDRREHFWYRLGLYGTTAENEGSADERAVTFGRDFAGAVTTFVDGSGDIVRYSIADTGEVLRETFFDSTTRQAEWNDRGQQLAITDAYGQTETFDYDDNLHRSTSGVYSASNEISGDSFVSGVLLEQEDREGREMLYHYGGYTNSSLTSRASELIYQPDEGGSYHLMPLVEIRDLGGVDRIVAKFDHEYSSDGGATYLDPAPGNGLFDNANDDGLRFRLINQIDALNHVTEYRYVGASIESLPTEVERPGTGSVGDLAGSQASLTRYLYNAAGQVIAEGLSDPADPAPAIVSLYSYDDAGRLVAQVSPNEVAEITGLTFGAPIVNGQGDPLHPEQTTSFKYDTHGRLVSTRGVDPDKVVPAQDEDLPSPFTKQEYDARGNVTRSHIYDNGGANQATADGALVTETIYDDQDRPVLMTYADGTQQRMTYDGVGRLSTQTDALGRTTRLTYDRRGRLSATVLPDGSIVRQRVDGGGRVVATTDPNGNTTKLHYDVLGRLIKQVDPAPADKPASEDVRSTEWVYDARGNLASIVDARDNRTLFAYDDLDRVTHTVNALGAKQADSDGDGLINNTSQGALDGLDHTVKTKYDARGNVIESTDPNDNTTQSFYDFANRLIETTTSDPDGDLSSGAGALTTKFVYDDNGNLTQVLVEPDGNVAVTVTEYDRLNRAIKVTQPDPDGSGNQASPEVESVFDALGRLIRTIDPNDNPTAYEHDKLGRVIAVIDAGDDNHPDGNRYATFYDAAGQVIATETPLGEISRTEYDRLGRVVRETAPDPDGPGPQGTSTITFVYDDAGNLVSSTDARGNVTSYRYDNRNRLVQTIYPSTDTPPDVIEITGDTYVRGGGFANNTQAAIGHESSNEIFVKNAGDHQPQFDRVGVLRIDVPDSLIDLINSPKGLHRDVDLVLELELVSAANAPAPDNTNATQTEQHIYLLNESLSGDLAAKTWNSLLPGVGDPVVSADHDTLADYGQLLASTTIAVGEHSSGRVSLTLSDGPNRQALIDHIAANGSLSLIIGGPAVGDGVLVKYASSESGNEADQPRLRVQGPLAPTQDLSYDAVGNVISTTDELGRTWLYGYDELNRQVRETAPADHDQPGLFWEVWRDRDWRQHIHSTSTFKGIDLEDPGATGVRSDGQFLTGFSSGRQEYFVYRHTAIFEIESAGEYVFDLSANDGARIYIDDQFLLDITNPYNSAGGWESGGDSIWLDAGEHFLVVDYLQHVDARGISVKYTGPDTSGAQVHLNTEGSFVLPGPTSRQEYDANGNLVKTIDPNGNETLYFYDALNRLVRTVNAEVEGSGQSPDANGVGADNYTVETVYDTRGRVVLTIDELGREYGTMYDNLNRVVASIAPDPATGLAFAGDASASRFAALAGDDSQIVGRVTTYTYDDAGNLLSVVDPLGRASYTQYDQLHRPIATVNPAAEEAGLVVDSDADGEIDLSLETPELSQFLTETVYDALGRVVLAVDELGREYGTVYDALGRVAIQVDPHPVSGKAFHSRDAADLGNADRVVGLATRFTYDLNGNLTAVTDPLNQTTWTVYDERNRATRQVNALAEINPADTTQKLDLDPDGNGELNTELVPDLDHYSTVTTYDDANQLVLVTDELGRQYGTVYDQQGRVIAETMPSTETEEVVIQEIDFGSTAIQSFHDGEQDDTDTSVFTVEDDGATLRLTGNAWKYIDLGSLVITPQTVLEFDFASSTKGELHGIGFEKVLGNVNNIWTGSTGQVSRYFQLANADLGVFTDSEIDFDHNVDAGFKPFRIHLADLLGEGSEFDRMVFVADDDAASIGESVFRNVRFTEQTAAVATARYAYDDNGNLVGSQDAEGRTSYTFYDRLNRPTHTVNADAKALVDGEHADPTHSGYLIPDNPYASALDGFTVKTTYDAASQVVLVTDEEGRQYGTVYDRAGRVLADVAPDAATGFAFNGAGFVAGLSLDPRLTPEAPTLDAVLAAAGLVGRTTTYTYDSADQLLSVTDALRNDTHPQGQTAWSFYDALGRLTYTVDERGDAWVDPGDIKVAAWTPGESLPAGDPEPTKNGDQNGDGHPDFAVRREYDPVGRLVGYTDPNGHTTSYAYDHADRQTVMTDSLGKNDAYRYDDNGNLVYTINRAGEQFTYAYDELNRMEIEQWFAADADPEADSPLRWFEYTYRDDSQVESVSEFDNINTAVALQTDAYTYDVAGRLLTETIDRRDSNIPTVVFTYAYDESDRPVSVTDSLNGVTSYTYDDQGRVKTVTQSSVAGDSSPATRVTYTYNLAGQMQTAVHAAEAPGQPSSSVDYITTHFSLYEYDQAGRLHRLTHHNDSDNPLDGANVTPARIIARYTYDRDALDRPDNIDHFAPPSIPGERTTDYTYDPAGQILGAVITNPDPTDPLVANNEDESYTYDGAGNRLTDNGDATTTADDTDVVTAEGSNRLESDGTYSYTYDDAGRLTQRDAIDSDISEKYDWDHRGRLTGITKLDNGQPLSGTFYVYDAQDRLVRRTDWSGLSSLAADTAYFYVGNERRLSVDLSQESKPVTRYLNAPGSETPTAVLAPATTPGGSDDRTYWLLADAAGTVRDVLDGGSSIAVPGEVIVFENGFETSSNPGTTSLGVSGSWSSNFRIATTPGSSARKFLGEYAESEFVTLQLTNLPEEHGKLRISFDLYVLKTWDGVDASAGSPDEFSFTIDGDELLKASFSNVAGNGLGQPQSYGEGEVGRLPHDTDIIYLSQSGAEERNTLGYTLNPEFYTDFIDPDTGEPTVTDSVYRLTFLVDHTATSALLKFASSGLDPAWDESWGIDNLEVAVVDSTTVEVADHIEYAQFGEVLGRSQNDQVVLDAISADGFGFGFQGRAQDGTTGLTHHNARWADPKSGRFLTEDPSGFTFGDPNLYRYVGNAPSVYADPTGLAFIKNGSSYAADSSVFSGPLTGSFGNPSTGNGGLGDPFSGLAITANVSGFDQGGTNYDGGLLLVGLGASGSSPATIQAPTSQSGLTFDDLGPMGQLHLSLGTVSPTPKPTGPTLRGFVESLKQAANETKDTFDQKYALDIEWEINRIQNLEQQYYAALDSGDTLVAGRLLNSIRSANRYFTEGIAQDEDLIADLFKRADHANFQRRLPELQAQALRDAEEAYQRELDEIYEEHGAFGVFIRDAVARQEIFANTLTFGATDKLGLTNSSQYVGDSFNVTRITAGIYREALITGATLGSGALVQAGRGGLALRGVSYAGRAYEGYQAARSGISGYANILQGNYGKGSLELATGLLSSAGAVGRIGNVKPSGGGSLQIGLSKQSSSVPESLRGAYPNGVLDDYLTFHKSVSTATALTQSPRIVVLNEHMWKNVWTPGQRWTVLEEELFHLRNITKYAEGGRLDRFHQTLLNTHLGRAVEEARARYHSSGRLRHSIEYGVRYKAGNHTVGLAEVTWRGLARDGLVLSTGFVGLAGLANATKSLIVNALGDDR; encoded by the coding sequence GTGACCGGTGGTCGCATCGAGCATGCGGCGGATCCTGATCCGGACCCGGAAGAGCCGGATCACCCGGTTCGTAGCCTGATCGATGGGATTGTCTGGTACGCCGGCGACGGAACCCGTCACGTATTCGAACTGGATTCTGGCGGTGCCGTCACGAACGACGCCCGCCACTTCGTCAGCAAAACAATGTACGGCCGGCTGGCGGAGCTGCAGAACAGTGAAGGTCTCGTGACCGGGTATCGCTTTATCGATCCGGCGGGCATGAGCTACCGCTTCGACGCCGTGGGCCGACTGACCCAGATCGCGGACAACTTCGGCGACGGCGTGATGGTGATGCATGGCGGCAACGGGCAGATCGAATCTGTCCAAGATCTGCGGGCCACCGGCAACGATCAACAGTTGTCGTTCGACTGGACCGGCGGCAACCTGACGCTCAGCGATCACACCGGGCGTGAGTGGTTCTTCGAGGTGAAAGACCCGAACGGTCTAAACCACGACGCTCTCACCCGAGTCACGGCTCGTGGCTCTAATGGCAGTGGAGCAGACGACCTATCGTCAACTTACACCTACTACGAAGACCCGGTTCGCAAGTCTTTGCTCAAGGATGTTTGGCAGGGGCGAAAGGGTTCCGATGGAGCGGACACCACGGAAGCCAAACAGACCAGCTATGAATATTACGCGAATCGCCGGGCGATGCGTGTGACGCTGCCCGACGATCGGCGGGAGCATTTCTGGTATCGCTTAGGGCTTTACGGCACAACCGCAGAGAACGAAGGCTCGGCCGACGAGCGGGCCGTGACTTTTGGCCGCGACTTTGCCGGCGCGGTGACCACATTCGTGGACGGCAGCGGTGATATTGTGCGCTACTCGATCGCAGACACCGGTGAGGTCTTACGCGAAACGTTTTTCGACAGCACGACCCGACAGGCCGAGTGGAACGACCGTGGCCAGCAACTCGCGATCACCGATGCGTACGGCCAGACCGAAACCTTCGACTACGATGACAACCTGCACAGATCGACGTCAGGGGTTTACTCCGCTTCCAACGAGATTTCCGGAGATAGCTTTGTTTCCGGCGTCTTGTTGGAGCAGGAGGATCGCGAAGGTCGAGAGATGCTTTATCACTACGGTGGGTATACCAACTCCAGCCTGACTTCCCGCGCCTCGGAACTGATTTACCAACCGGATGAGGGGGGTTCGTACCACCTGATGCCTTTGGTGGAGATCAGAGACTTAGGCGGTGTCGACAGGATCGTTGCGAAATTCGATCACGAATACAGCAGCGACGGCGGAGCGACCTATCTCGACCCCGCGCCCGGTAACGGGCTTTTCGATAACGCGAACGATGACGGCTTGCGCTTCCGGTTGATCAACCAGATCGATGCGCTCAATCATGTGACCGAGTACCGGTACGTGGGCGCAAGCATCGAAAGCCTCCCGACGGAGGTCGAACGGCCGGGCACGGGCTCGGTAGGCGATCTGGCCGGGTCTCAGGCGAGCTTGACTCGTTACCTCTACAACGCCGCCGGGCAGGTGATTGCCGAAGGGCTATCCGATCCAGCCGATCCCGCGCCAGCAATCGTTTCGCTCTACAGCTACGACGACGCAGGACGGCTTGTGGCCCAGGTGAGCCCGAACGAGGTGGCCGAGATTACCGGCTTGACTTTCGGCGCTCCGATCGTCAACGGCCAAGGCGATCCGCTGCACCCCGAACAGACGACCTCATTTAAGTACGACACGCACGGCCGGCTCGTATCCACGCGAGGTGTTGATCCCGATAAGGTCGTGCCCGCGCAGGACGAGGACTTGCCCTCTCCATTTACGAAACAGGAATACGACGCCCGGGGTAACGTGACCCGGTCTCACATCTACGACAACGGCGGTGCGAATCAAGCGACCGCCGACGGCGCACTGGTCACCGAGACGATTTATGACGATCAAGACCGGCCGGTGTTGATGACCTATGCCGATGGCACGCAGCAGCGCATGACCTACGACGGCGTAGGCCGGTTGTCCACGCAGACCGACGCACTCGGGCGGACGACACGGTTGACATACGACCGCCGCGGCCGGCTATCCGCAACGGTCTTGCCCGACGGCTCGATCGTGCGCCAACGCGTCGATGGCGGCGGGCGGGTGGTTGCCACCACCGATCCGAACGGCAACACCACCAAGCTGCATTACGACGTGCTCGGCCGGTTGATCAAGCAGGTCGATCCCGCGCCCGCCGACAAGCCGGCTTCGGAGGATGTCCGCAGCACGGAGTGGGTCTACGACGCCCGCGGCAACCTGGCCTCGATCGTGGATGCGCGGGACAACCGGACGCTGTTTGCCTATGACGACCTCGACCGCGTGACGCACACGGTCAATGCGCTCGGCGCGAAGCAAGCCGATTCCGACGGAGACGGGCTGATCAATAACACCTCGCAGGGCGCGCTGGATGGCTTGGACCATACCGTCAAGACCAAATACGACGCCCGCGGCAACGTCATCGAATCGACGGACCCTAACGACAACACCACGCAAAGCTTTTACGACTTTGCCAACCGATTGATCGAGACAACGACCTCCGACCCCGATGGCGACCTGTCGTCGGGAGCCGGCGCGCTCACGACCAAGTTTGTCTACGACGATAACGGCAATCTGACCCAGGTCCTGGTGGAACCCGACGGCAACGTCGCCGTCACGGTCACCGAGTACGACCGCCTGAACCGGGCGATCAAGGTGACCCAGCCCGACCCCGACGGCAGCGGCAACCAAGCGTCTCCCGAGGTGGAGTCCGTGTTCGACGCGCTGGGCCGGCTGATCCGAACCATCGATCCGAACGACAACCCCACGGCCTATGAGCACGACAAGCTGGGCCGGGTGATCGCGGTCATCGACGCCGGCGACGACAACCACCCGGACGGAAACCGCTACGCGACGTTCTACGACGCGGCGGGGCAAGTGATCGCGACGGAGACGCCGCTGGGCGAAATCAGCCGGACCGAGTACGACCGCCTCGGCCGGGTCGTCCGCGAAACCGCGCCCGACCCAGACGGGCCGGGGCCGCAGGGCACTTCGACCATCACGTTCGTGTACGACGACGCGGGCAACCTGGTGTCGAGCACTGACGCGCGGGGTAATGTTACGTCCTACCGATACGACAACCGGAACCGACTGGTCCAAACGATTTATCCCTCGACCGATACGCCGCCCGACGTGATCGAGATCACCGGCGATACCTACGTGCGAGGCGGAGGCTTCGCGAACAACACGCAGGCGGCGATCGGTCACGAGAGCTCGAACGAAATCTTCGTGAAGAACGCGGGCGATCATCAGCCGCAATTCGACCGTGTCGGTGTGTTGCGTATCGACGTCCCGGATTCGCTGATCGACTTGATCAACTCACCCAAGGGGCTGCATCGCGACGTTGATCTGGTGCTGGAGCTTGAACTAGTGTCCGCCGCCAACGCTCCGGCCCCCGACAACACCAACGCGACGCAAACCGAACAACATATCTACCTGCTCAACGAATCGTTATCCGGCGACCTCGCGGCGAAGACCTGGAACAGCCTGCTGCCCGGCGTGGGTGATCCGGTCGTTTCCGCCGACCACGACACCCTCGCCGACTACGGCCAATTGCTCGCCTCGACCACGATCGCGGTGGGCGAGCACAGCAGCGGCCGCGTGTCGCTGACGCTGTCAGACGGCCCGAACCGCCAGGCCTTGATCGACCACATCGCCGCGAACGGGTCGCTAAGCCTGATCATCGGTGGCCCCGCCGTTGGGGACGGTGTGTTGGTCAAGTACGCCTCCAGCGAAAGTGGTAACGAAGCCGATCAGCCACGCCTGCGGGTCCAAGGCCCACTAGCCCCGACGCAAGACCTTTCTTACGACGCCGTCGGCAACGTGATCTCCACCACCGACGAGTTGGGGCGGACGTGGCTTTACGGCTACGACGAGTTGAATCGGCAGGTGCGCGAGACCGCGCCAGCTGATCATGATCAGCCAGGACTCTTCTGGGAGGTTTGGAGAGATCGAGATTGGAGACAGCACATCCATAGCACATCCACCTTCAAAGGCATTGATCTTGAAGATCCAGGTGCTACAGGAGTTCGTAGCGATGGCCAGTTTTTGACGGGTTTTAGTTCAGGCCGTCAAGAGTATTTCGTCTATCGACATACGGCAATTTTTGAGATAGAGAGTGCCGGTGAATATGTTTTTGACCTTTCGGCCAATGATGGGGCTAGAATTTATATCGACGATCAATTTTTGTTAGATATTACTAACCCATATAATTCAGCGGGGGGCTGGGAGTCTGGTGGCGATTCAATTTGGCTTGACGCAGGAGAACACTTTTTAGTTGTAGATTATTTGCAGCACGTCGATGCGCGAGGAATTAGTGTTAAATACACTGGGCCAGATACCAGTGGGGCGCAAGTTCATCTGAATACTGAGGGCAGTTTCGTCTTGCCCGGTCCGACTTCCCGTCAAGAGTACGACGCCAACGGCAATCTCGTAAAAACCATCGACCCGAACGGCAACGAGACGCTTTATTTCTACGACGCGTTGAACCGCCTGGTCCGGACCGTGAATGCTGAAGTGGAAGGCTCGGGCCAGTCCCCCGACGCGAACGGCGTCGGCGCGGACAATTACACGGTCGAGACGGTCTACGACACCCGCGGCCGCGTGGTGTTGACGATTGACGAGTTAGGCCGCGAATACGGCACGATGTACGACAACCTCAACCGTGTGGTTGCCTCCATCGCGCCCGACCCCGCCACGGGGCTGGCCTTCGCCGGCGACGCTAGCGCGAGTCGTTTCGCCGCGCTCGCCGGTGACGACAGCCAGATCGTCGGCCGCGTGACCACGTATACCTACGACGACGCGGGCAATCTCTTATCCGTGGTCGACCCGCTGGGCCGAGCCAGCTACACCCAATACGACCAGCTCCATCGCCCGATCGCCACCGTGAATCCGGCCGCCGAGGAAGCCGGATTGGTCGTTGACAGCGATGCCGACGGCGAGATCGATCTGTCTCTGGAGACCCCGGAGCTGAGTCAGTTCCTGACCGAAACGGTTTACGACGCACTCGGCCGAGTCGTTCTGGCCGTCGATGAGTTGGGCCGGGAGTACGGCACGGTCTACGACGCGCTGGGCCGCGTGGCGATCCAGGTCGATCCGCACCCGGTGTCGGGCAAAGCGTTCCACTCGCGCGACGCCGCGGACCTCGGCAACGCCGACCGTGTCGTGGGCCTCGCCACCCGCTTCACCTACGACCTCAACGGCAACCTGACCGCCGTCACCGACCCGCTCAATCAAACCACGTGGACCGTCTACGACGAACGCAACCGGGCGACCCGGCAGGTCAACGCGCTGGCCGAGATCAACCCGGCCGACACCACCCAGAAGCTCGATCTCGACCCCGACGGTAACGGTGAACTCAACACCGAACTGGTGCCCGATCTCGATCACTACAGCACCGTGACGACCTACGACGACGCCAACCAGTTGGTTCTCGTCACCGACGAGTTGGGTCGGCAGTACGGCACGGTCTACGACCAGCAGGGCCGGGTGATCGCGGAGACCATGCCGTCGACAGAGACTGAAGAGGTTGTGATCCAGGAAATCGATTTTGGCAGCACGGCCATTCAGAGCTTTCACGATGGCGAGCAAGACGATACCGACACCTCGGTGTTCACCGTTGAAGACGATGGGGCGACTCTGCGGCTGACCGGCAATGCTTGGAAGTACATCGACCTTGGCTCACTCGTCATCACGCCGCAGACGGTTCTTGAGTTTGATTTTGCCAGCAGTACGAAAGGCGAGTTGCACGGGATCGGTTTTGAGAAAGTATTGGGGAACGTCAACAACATTTGGACCGGATCGACGGGGCAAGTGAGTCGCTATTTCCAACTCGCCAACGCCGATCTCGGAGTGTTTACCGATTCAGAGATTGATTTCGACCATAACGTCGATGCGGGTTTCAAGCCTTTCCGAATCCATCTCGCCGATTTGCTTGGCGAAGGCTCGGAATTCGACCGGATGGTGTTTGTTGCGGACGATGACGCGGCATCCATCGGGGAGTCGGTCTTCCGCAACGTCCGTTTTACGGAGCAAACCGCCGCCGTCGCGACCGCACGCTACGCCTACGACGACAACGGGAACCTCGTCGGTTCGCAGGACGCCGAAGGGCGGACGAGCTACACGTTCTACGACCGGCTCAACCGACCGACGCATACCGTCAACGCCGACGCCAAGGCGTTGGTCGACGGAGAGCACGCGGACCCGACCCACTCGGGCTACCTCATCCCTGACAACCCATACGCCTCCGCCTTGGATGGATTCACCGTCAAGACCACCTATGACGCCGCCAGCCAGGTTGTTCTCGTCACCGACGAAGAGGGGCGGCAATACGGCACTGTTTACGACAGGGCGGGTCGCGTCCTCGCCGACGTCGCGCCCGACGCCGCTACTGGATTCGCGTTCAACGGCGCTGGCTTTGTTGCTGGCCTGAGTTTGGACCCCAGGCTGACGCCTGAGGCGCCAACCCTCGACGCCGTGCTGGCTGCAGCGGGTTTGGTCGGCCGCACGACCACCTATACCTACGACAGCGCCGATCAATTGCTCTCGGTGACCGACGCGTTGCGTAACGATACTCACCCGCAGGGTCAGACCGCGTGGTCGTTCTACGACGCCCTTGGCCGTCTGACCTACACCGTCGACGAACGCGGCGACGCCTGGGTTGATCCCGGCGACATCAAGGTGGCCGCGTGGACCCCCGGCGAATCGCTACCCGCCGGTGACCCCGAACCGACTAAGAACGGCGACCAAAACGGTGACGGCCACCCCGACTTCGCCGTCCGCCGTGAGTACGACCCCGTCGGCCGGCTGGTCGGCTACACCGACCCCAACGGCCACACCACCAGCTACGCCTACGACCACGCCGACCGCCAGACGGTCATGACCGATTCGCTCGGCAAAAACGACGCTTACCGCTACGACGACAACGGCAATCTCGTTTACACCATCAACCGCGCCGGCGAACAGTTCACGTACGCCTACGACGAGTTGAACCGCATGGAGATCGAGCAGTGGTTCGCCGCCGACGCCGACCCGGAAGCCGACTCGCCTTTACGCTGGTTTGAATACACCTATCGGGACGACAGCCAAGTCGAATCCGTTTCCGAATTCGACAACATCAACACCGCGGTTGCGCTACAAACCGACGCCTACACTTACGACGTCGCCGGTCGATTGTTGACCGAAACCATCGATCGTCGCGACTCGAACATTCCTACGGTCGTGTTTACCTATGCCTACGACGAAAGCGACCGGCCCGTTTCGGTCACCGATTCGCTCAACGGCGTCACGTCTTACACGTACGACGATCAAGGTCGGGTTAAGACCGTGACGCAGTCCTCCGTCGCGGGCGACTCGTCTCCCGCCACGCGTGTCACTTACACCTACAACCTGGCCGGCCAGATGCAAACCGCGGTCCACGCGGCCGAAGCTCCCGGTCAGCCGTCTTCCTCGGTGGACTACATCACCACCCACTTCTCGCTCTACGAGTACGACCAGGCCGGGCGACTGCACCGGCTCACGCACCACAACGACAGCGACAACCCGCTCGACGGGGCGAACGTCACGCCCGCGCGGATCATCGCCCGGTACACCTACGACCGCGACGCCCTCGATCGACCGGACAATATCGACCATTTCGCGCCGCCCAGCATCCCCGGCGAGCGCACGACCGATTACACCTACGACCCCGCCGGGCAGATCCTCGGGGCCGTGATCACCAACCCGGATCCGACCGACCCGCTGGTCGCCAACAACGAGGACGAGTCGTACACCTACGACGGCGCCGGCAACCGCCTGACCGACAACGGCGACGCGACAACAACCGCCGACGACACCGACGTCGTCACCGCCGAAGGCTCGAACCGACTCGAAAGCGATGGCACTTACAGCTACACCTATGACGACGCCGGTCGCCTCACGCAGCGCGACGCCATCGACTCAGATATCTCCGAAAAGTACGACTGGGACCATCGCGGCCGGCTGACCGGAATCACGAAACTGGACAACGGCCAACCGCTAAGCGGCACCTTCTACGTCTACGACGCGCAAGACCGGCTGGTAAGGCGTACGGACTGGTCCGGTCTTAGCTCGCTCGCCGCGGACACCGCGTATTTCTACGTCGGCAACGAACGCCGGCTGAGCGTGGACCTCAGCCAGGAGAGCAAGCCGGTCACCCGCTATCTGAACGCTCCGGGTAGCGAAACACCGACGGCCGTCCTCGCGCCCGCCACCACACCCGGCGGTAGTGACGACCGCACCTACTGGCTGCTTGCCGACGCCGCCGGCACCGTCCGCGACGTCTTAGACGGCGGCTCCTCGATCGCCGTGCCGGGTGAGGTGATCGTCTTCGAAAACGGCTTCGAAACCTCTAGCAACCCCGGCACCACTTCCCTGGGCGTGAGTGGTTCTTGGTCCAGCAACTTCCGGATCGCGACCACCCCCGGCAGCTCGGCACGCAAGTTCCTTGGCGAGTACGCCGAGTCTGAATTCGTCACCCTTCAGCTCACCAACCTGCCGGAAGAGCACGGCAAACTCCGCATCTCTTTCGACCTCTACGTGCTCAAGACATGGGACGGCGTGGACGCATCCGCGGGCAGCCCCGATGAATTTAGTTTCACCATCGACGGCGACGAACTGCTTAAGGCCTCGTTCTCCAATGTCGCCGGCAACGGCCTAGGCCAGCCGCAGAGCTACGGCGAAGGTGAAGTTGGCCGGCTTCCCCACGACACCGACATCATCTACCTCAGCCAATCGGGAGCCGAAGAACGTAACACACTCGGCTACACCCTTAACCCTGAATTTTACACCGACTTCATCGATCCAGACACGGGCGAGCCTACGGTCACCGACAGCGTGTACCGGCTGACGTTCCTGGTTGACCACACCGCAACGAGCGCACTCTTGAAGTTCGCGAGTTCGGGCTTGGACCCTGCGTGGGACGAGAGTTGGGGGATCGACAACCTCGAGGTCGCCGTCGTCGACAGCACGACCGTCGAGGTCGCCGACCACATCGAGTACGCCCAGTTCGGCGAGGTGCTCGGCCGTTCGCAGAACGACCAGGTCGTCCTCGACGCGATCTCCGCCGACGGCTTCGGCTTCGGCTTCCAGGGCCGCGCCCAGGACGGCACCACCGGCCTGACCCACCATAACGCCCGCTGGGCCGACCCCAAGTCCGGCCGCTTCCTCACCGAAGATCCCTCCGGCTTCACCTTCGGCGATCCCAACCTCTACCGTTACGTTGGCAATGCGCCTAGTGTGTACGCCGATCCAACGGGGCTGGCGTTCATTAAAAATGGCAGCAGTTATGCAGCTGACAGTTCGGTCTTTTCGGGACCGCTAACGGGTTCGTTCGGGAACCCGAGCACCGGCAACGGGGGACTCGGCGATCCGTTTAGTGGATTAGCGATCACCGCGAACGTGTCTGGGTTCGATCAAGGCGGAACGAATTATGACGGCGGTTTGTTGTTGGTCGGTTTAGGGGCTTCAGGATCGAGCCCGGCAACGATCCAAGCTCCGACAAGCCAATCCGGCTTGACCTTTGATGATTTGGGCCCAATGGGTCAACTCCACTTAAGCCTTGGTACTGTCTCGCCAACGCCTAAGCCGACGGGACCGACTTTAAGGGGATTCGTCGAGAGCCTTAAGCAGGCGGCAAATGAAACCAAAGATACTTTTGATCAAAAATATGCCCTCGACATTGAGTGGGAAATTAATCGCATACAAAACCTTGAGCAGCAATACTACGCCGCACTCGATTCCGGAGATACGCTAGTAGCCGGGCGATTACTCAATAGCATTCGCAGTGCAAACAGATACTTTACAGAAGGCATTGCCCAAGATGAAGACCTTATCGCTGATCTGTTTAAGCGTGCAGACCACGCGAATTTCCAAAGAAGGCTTCCCGAACTACAAGCGCAAGCTCTTCGGGATGCTGAAGAAGCCTATCAACGTGAACTCGATGAAATCTATGAAGAGCATGGCGCATTCGGCGTCTTCATTCGTGACGCAGTAGCCAGGCAAGAGATTTTTGCGAATACCCTGACTTTTGGTGCCACTGATAAGCTCGGTTTGACCAATAGCAGCCAATACGTTGGGGATAGCTTCAACGTCACCCGCATCACTGCTGGAATTTACCGTGAGGCACTTATCACTGGCGCCACTTTAGGCTCAGGCGCTTTAGTTCAGGCTGGTCGCGGAGGGCTTGCGCTGCGTGGAGTGAGTTACGCGGGCCGTGCGTATGAAGGATATCAGGCCGCTAGAAGCGGGATTTCTGGTTACGCAAATATACTGCAAGGTAATTATGGTAAAGGGTCGCTAGAATTAGCAACTGGTTTATTGTCATCCGCCGGAGCTGTTGGACGTATTGGAAATGTCAAGCCAAGTGGGGGCGGATCGCTTCAAATCGGCCTATCTAAGCAATCCAGTTCTGTGCCGGAGAGCTTGCGTGGCGCATATCCCAATGGTGTGTTAGATGATTATTTGACATTTCATAAAAGCGTTAGTACTGCAACTGCTCTTACGCAAAGCCCGCGTATTGTCGTCCTTAATGAGCATATGTGGAAGAATGTGTGGACGCCCGGTCAGAGGTGGACAGTTTTGGAAGAAGAGCTGTTTCACCTAAGAAATATCACAAAGTATGCGGAAGGTGGGCGTTTAGATAGATTCCATCAAACTCTTCTTAATACTCATCTAGGCCGTGCTGTTGAAGAGGCGAGGGCGAGATACCACTCGAGCGGAAGATTGAGGCACTCGATTGAGTATGGCGTAAGGTATAAAGCTGGAAACCACACTGTAGGGCTTGCGGAAGTGACATGGCGAGGCCTTGCGAGGGATGGACTCGTCCTAAGTACGGGTTTTGTTGGCTTGGCCGGTTTGGCTAACGCCACTAAGTCGTTGATCGTCAACGCTCTTGGAGACGATCGGTAG